In a single window of the Phycisphaerae bacterium genome:
- a CDS encoding DUF2341 domain-containing protein, whose translation MSMSMRLAAVTLVGCLLAVGASAPADAATITNPWSGTAGDRANYSAFAFRVTAGNYPNSIDPLGALNEVQVVGLDSLTFTRPANDTTQTPILGIANGQLSSVTAPVFLDVYTSRDGILSYSGYLGSSTNSVIFNDGIDPISPGESFTFYFSGLLIDKDTTYWLVFSEDAMEGEVSSFRTRVNTSGSDGAAGPGRGYLVGNTAQVEYPGALQDWGVEFIAVVNPNPGDSATVTITAGTPAGEPATPGSFTVTRTGGPSGDLEVSYLLSGTAIAGVDYLNPSGSVTIPANQAQASFTITPIDDSEVEDTETITATLTPRSYLVGTPDTATIELTSDDTPATVTVQAPDAAAGEVAGDPGSFVVTRTGPTLFALTIAYAMSGGATNAADYAYLNGILVIPAGEASVTIPVTPFEDGTTEGTETVILTITPSNAPIAQYAVGPQSSATVTIADDGSWNHWTQSLPLVFGGYTGSEALTDFPLLVVLTPDRVGNYAGFAANGADIRFKFGDLSLPFEIESWDPAGASFIWVRVPLIASGSDSMTLVWNNPTAIAAQCLNLLWSGDYIGVWHLNGPGNDGRYLDSTLRGNDASPMSALATPDLPDPVLARIGKGVSFAASQQNYLDTGNRENLGDGISSTGFTVTAWARSPAAPISLQASGLVHRESNYQINWNHAQAAFQGAFALNCQGGVQGAAWYSSSLEPLEAETWYYLVGTYDGETLKSYRDGVLVSLNEGPSGPPIAETSSLKFGRHAAAAQYFTGVVDEVQILAAARSADWIANQYATMVDDFILYGGSAAQVQIAASQSNAAEPATHGEFLITRSGGSMNLPLTIEYKVSGTATAGGDYTALPGTLTLAAGQSEATLAVNVIHDWLPLEGSETVVLTLTDRVAYAIAGTPDATVTIADAAEDAISNWQNKRRIGFGGFRGSTPLQDFPVLVTLTASATNDYAGFAATGADIRFSDAAVTTALAFEIEKWDPTGTSLIWVRAPQVSSVGDYIWMYWNYPDAAAAQMARSTWSSSYLGVYHFADPVAITDSTAHGRNGMNTNTTSVPDEVDPVGAIGLGRRFDGTSAFIDLGSPFLSNLHEFTLSGWIHPKTLGTRMGLFGQNDAIEFGFITGTASPFDLTGYTLAAGSVVAPYTPALNEWHYLHLVGNPGVPGAYPAVPGPQLFIDGVLVATGGDAPVDEIANKPGYYGASSYTVKIGGGGVWDTSGNWFNGLMDEIRLANVARSADWIANEYATMIGTFTRCGTPIVDGDQDGDVDQVDFSMLQLCFGTVSGQWPRAECACFDTDSDLAITSQDVEDFVRCASGPYVEANPDCLSLP comes from the coding sequence ATGAGCATGAGCATGCGTTTGGCGGCCGTAACCCTCGTGGGCTGCCTGCTGGCCGTCGGGGCGTCCGCTCCGGCAGACGCCGCAACCATCACCAATCCATGGTCCGGTACGGCCGGAGACCGGGCCAACTACTCCGCGTTCGCGTTCCGCGTCACGGCAGGCAATTATCCGAACAGCATCGATCCGCTCGGGGCGCTGAACGAAGTTCAGGTGGTTGGGCTCGATTCGCTGACCTTCACGCGTCCCGCAAACGATACAACCCAGACCCCCATCCTGGGGATTGCCAACGGACAACTGAGCAGCGTGACCGCACCGGTCTTCCTGGACGTCTACACAAGCCGCGACGGGATCCTGTCCTACTCCGGCTACCTCGGATCCTCCACCAATTCAGTCATCTTCAACGACGGTATCGACCCGATCTCGCCAGGCGAGTCGTTCACCTTCTACTTCTCAGGCCTTCTCATCGATAAGGACACGACATACTGGCTGGTCTTCTCCGAGGACGCGATGGAGGGTGAGGTCTCCAGTTTCCGCACCCGGGTCAACACGTCCGGCAGCGACGGCGCGGCCGGACCGGGAAGAGGATATCTGGTTGGAAATACTGCCCAAGTGGAATACCCGGGAGCCCTGCAGGACTGGGGCGTCGAATTCATCGCCGTCGTGAATCCCAACCCGGGCGACTCAGCCACGGTCACGATCACGGCCGGCACACCCGCCGGCGAACCGGCAACCCCCGGCTCCTTCACGGTGACCCGCACCGGCGGGCCCTCCGGAGATCTGGAGGTGTCTTATCTCCTCAGCGGCACCGCCATCGCGGGCGTCGATTACCTGAACCCCTCCGGCTCCGTCACCATCCCTGCAAACCAGGCCCAGGCGAGCTTCACCATCACTCCGATCGACGACAGCGAGGTCGAGGATACGGAGACAATCACCGCGACCCTGACGCCAAGATCATACCTGGTCGGCACGCCCGACACCGCCACCATCGAACTGACCAGCGACGACACACCCGCCACCGTGACCGTGCAGGCGCCAGACGCAGCGGCCGGCGAGGTGGCAGGTGACCCCGGGTCTTTCGTCGTGACTCGCACGGGCCCAACGCTGTTTGCGCTGACCATCGCCTACGCCATGTCCGGCGGAGCCACGAACGCGGCCGACTACGCCTACCTCAACGGAATCTTGGTCATTCCCGCCGGCGAAGCCAGTGTGACCATCCCGGTAACCCCTTTCGAGGACGGCACCACTGAGGGAACAGAAACCGTCATCCTGACCATCACTCCCAGCAATGCCCCGATCGCCCAGTACGCGGTCGGGCCGCAGAGCTCGGCCACCGTCACCATCGCCGACGACGGTTCCTGGAATCACTGGACGCAATCACTCCCCCTGGTCTTCGGGGGCTATACCGGGAGCGAAGCCTTGACCGACTTCCCCCTCCTCGTGGTGCTGACACCCGATCGCGTGGGCAACTACGCGGGCTTCGCGGCCAACGGTGCGGACATCCGTTTCAAGTTCGGGGATCTGAGCCTCCCCTTCGAGATCGAGAGCTGGGATCCGGCCGGGGCATCGTTCATCTGGGTGCGCGTACCGCTCATCGCCAGCGGCTCCGATTCGATGACCTTGGTCTGGAACAACCCGACAGCCATCGCCGCCCAATGCCTTAACCTCTTGTGGTCCGGCGACTACATCGGTGTCTGGCACCTGAACGGGCCCGGCAACGACGGCCGCTATCTGGACTCCACCCTGCGCGGCAACGACGCCAGCCCGATGAGCGCGTTGGCCACCCCCGACTTGCCCGATCCCGTACTCGCCCGGATCGGAAAAGGGGTGAGCTTCGCGGCCAGCCAGCAGAACTACCTGGACACGGGCAATAGAGAGAACCTCGGCGACGGCATCAGCAGCACGGGCTTTACGGTGACCGCCTGGGCCCGCAGCCCGGCCGCACCCATTTCCCTCCAGGCCAGCGGCCTCGTGCATCGCGAAAGCAACTACCAGATCAACTGGAACCACGCCCAGGCCGCGTTCCAGGGCGCCTTCGCCCTCAACTGCCAAGGCGGCGTGCAAGGGGCCGCCTGGTACTCCTCCAGTCTCGAACCGCTTGAGGCTGAGACCTGGTACTACCTGGTGGGAACCTACGACGGCGAGACCCTCAAGAGCTATCGTGACGGTGTGCTGGTCAGTCTCAACGAGGGACCGTCCGGCCCGCCGATCGCCGAAACCAGCTCGCTCAAGTTCGGGCGCCACGCCGCCGCCGCCCAGTACTTCACCGGTGTCGTGGACGAGGTGCAGATCCTGGCGGCCGCCCGGTCCGCCGATTGGATCGCGAACCAGTACGCCACCATGGTGGACGACTTCATTCTCTACGGGGGCAGCGCGGCCCAGGTCCAGATCGCGGCCAGCCAATCGAACGCGGCCGAGCCCGCCACCCACGGCGAGTTCCTGATCACTCGCTCGGGAGGCAGCATGAACCTGCCGCTGACCATCGAGTATAAGGTGAGCGGAACAGCAACCGCCGGCGGTGATTACACCGCCCTGCCCGGCACACTGACACTGGCCGCCGGCCAGAGCGAGGCAACACTCGCGGTGAACGTGATCCATGACTGGCTGCCCTTGGAGGGGTCCGAGACCGTCGTCCTGACGCTCACCGATCGCGTGGCTTACGCCATCGCCGGAACACCCGACGCAACCGTCACGATCGCCGACGCGGCCGAGGACGCCATCAGCAATTGGCAGAATAAGCGCAGGATCGGCTTCGGCGGCTTCCGGGGCAGCACGCCCCTCCAGGATTTCCCCGTGCTGGTCACGCTCACCGCATCCGCCACGAATGACTACGCCGGCTTCGCCGCGACCGGAGCAGATATCCGGTTCTCCGATGCCGCCGTGACCACCGCCCTGGCATTCGAGATCGAGAAGTGGGATCCGACCGGAACCTCGCTCATCTGGGTGCGAGCCCCCCAGGTCTCCTCCGTCGGCGACTACATCTGGATGTACTGGAATTACCCGGACGCCGCCGCTGCCCAGATGGCCCGCAGCACGTGGTCGTCCTCCTACCTGGGCGTCTATCATTTCGCCGACCCGGTCGCCATCACCGACTCGACAGCCCATGGCCGCAACGGCATGAATACGAACACCACCAGCGTGCCCGACGAGGTCGACCCGGTCGGCGCGATCGGCTTGGGCCGCAGGTTCGATGGCACCAGCGCGTTCATCGACCTCGGCAGCCCCTTCCTCAGCAACCTGCATGAGTTCACCCTCAGCGGGTGGATCCACCCGAAAACCCTCGGAACCCGGATGGGATTGTTCGGGCAAAACGACGCCATCGAGTTCGGCTTCATCACCGGGACAGCCTCCCCCTTCGACCTCACCGGCTACACCCTGGCCGCCGGAAGCGTGGTAGCCCCCTACACGCCCGCCCTCAACGAGTGGCACTACCTGCACCTGGTCGGCAATCCGGGAGTCCCAGGAGCATACCCGGCGGTGCCTGGGCCCCAGCTGTTCATCGACGGCGTCCTGGTGGCCACCGGCGGCGATGCCCCCGTGGACGAAATCGCCAATAAGCCCGGCTACTACGGCGCCTCCAGCTACACCGTCAAGATCGGCGGAGGCGGGGTGTGGGATACATCCGGCAACTGGTTCAACGGACTGATGGACGAAATCCGCCTGGCCAACGTCGCGCGTTCGGCGGACTGGATCGCCAACGAGTACGCGACCATGATCGGCACCTTCACCCGATGCGGAACCCCGATCGTGGACGGAGACCAGGACGGAGACGTCGACCAGGTGGACTTCAGCATGCTCCAGTTGTGCTTCGGGACCGTTTCCGGACAATGGCCCCGAGCCGAGTGCGCCTGCTTCGACACCGACAGCGACCTGGCCATCACATCACAGGATGTGGAGGACTTCGTCAGGTGCGCCTCGGGACCCTACGTGGAGGCCAATCCCGACTGCCTGTCGCTGCCCTGA
- a CDS encoding TolC family protein, translated as MKHGVEEGGCGVLMLAAKYLGAACSVAMAVCCFGCSQVDPKPDYARARDLIKASAGQDVVYSPAEPGLTEDEIQAFLAEGLAQEEAVRIALLNNRELQAAFYDIGVARADWVQSGLLANPTISTALRFPSGGGSTDILGAFSQNIADLWQIPIRKKVAEGLVEQAVLRVAGVGSSVAGNVRRAYQDAVTAEDSADLASRNAQQASASVAVVRGRRSPAASPLDVDMVRGDAMQAELAAQEAKAEVAVRRHQLAKLLSLASLPDHVRLTDRLRDAGSVPLPADKAIAVARVKRVDLQAASKAEVATQAQIKSEYTKMIPAFNLGMDMEREPQIEETSKSRLATIRDAVRTNVRSRALSGITGGAGAALPLGGLTAAAEPEEEAALGPLLAVTLPIFDQNLAQVSKAKLLHEQAVKQRELLETNVGHDIAMQHDRAELASRNLTFYRDKLVPQAELNLKGAEADYQTGKIPAVTLLDAQRTLFDVRHQHLQARGNATTAIADLEQAVGAPLAVAATMPAAELAAPTASGKTTPTLSVPIPSALPATPVGQSLTGVPALPAGPVSPGMPALKAPALPAVPAPPGGLPALKPPTLPVVPASPGPSPVQKAQELEGAVFKVIPPINAQKK; from the coding sequence ATGAAGCATGGTGTTGAGGAAGGTGGTTGTGGAGTCTTGATGCTCGCGGCGAAGTATCTCGGAGCAGCCTGCAGTGTGGCGATGGCAGTGTGCTGTTTTGGCTGTTCACAAGTGGACCCGAAACCTGATTATGCGCGGGCTCGCGATCTGATCAAGGCCAGTGCCGGCCAGGACGTGGTCTACTCGCCTGCGGAGCCTGGGCTGACCGAGGACGAGATTCAGGCCTTCCTGGCGGAGGGGCTGGCGCAGGAGGAAGCGGTTCGCATTGCGTTGCTCAACAACCGGGAGCTGCAGGCGGCGTTCTATGACATTGGAGTGGCGCGGGCCGATTGGGTTCAGTCGGGTCTGCTGGCGAACCCGACGATCAGCACGGCGCTGCGTTTTCCAAGTGGTGGCGGTTCGACGGACATCCTGGGTGCTTTCTCTCAGAACATCGCTGACCTCTGGCAGATTCCGATCCGCAAGAAGGTGGCGGAGGGGCTGGTCGAGCAAGCCGTTTTGCGCGTGGCCGGAGTGGGCAGCAGCGTAGCCGGCAACGTCCGGCGGGCGTATCAGGATGCGGTGACGGCGGAGGACAGCGCCGACCTGGCGAGCCGGAACGCCCAGCAGGCGAGCGCATCGGTGGCCGTGGTCCGCGGGCGGCGAAGCCCGGCCGCGTCGCCCTTGGATGTGGACATGGTGCGTGGCGACGCGATGCAGGCGGAGCTGGCCGCCCAGGAAGCGAAGGCCGAGGTGGCGGTGAGGCGTCACCAGTTGGCTAAGTTGCTCAGTTTAGCGTCGTTGCCGGATCACGTGCGGCTGACGGATCGGCTGCGTGATGCGGGTTCGGTGCCGCTTCCTGCCGACAAAGCCATCGCAGTGGCCCGTGTGAAACGGGTGGATCTCCAGGCGGCCTCGAAGGCCGAGGTGGCGACTCAGGCCCAGATCAAATCCGAGTATACCAAGATGATTCCGGCGTTTAATCTGGGCATGGACATGGAGCGTGAACCGCAGATCGAGGAGACCAGCAAGAGTCGGCTGGCGACGATTCGGGATGCGGTGAGGACCAATGTGCGTTCGCGGGCACTCAGCGGCATAACCGGGGGTGCGGGTGCCGCGTTGCCGCTGGGTGGTCTGACCGCGGCCGCCGAACCCGAGGAGGAGGCGGCCCTGGGGCCACTTCTGGCGGTCACGCTGCCGATTTTTGACCAGAACCTGGCCCAGGTTTCCAAGGCCAAGCTGCTTCATGAGCAGGCGGTGAAGCAGCGTGAGCTGCTCGAGACCAACGTGGGCCATGACATTGCGATGCAGCACGACCGGGCCGAGCTGGCCTCGCGGAATCTCACGTTTTACCGGGACAAGCTCGTTCCGCAGGCGGAGCTGAATCTCAAGGGTGCGGAAGCGGATTACCAGACGGGGAAGATCCCGGCGGTGACGTTGCTGGATGCTCAGCGGACCCTGTTCGATGTTCGTCATCAGCACCTGCAGGCCCGGGGCAATGCGACCACGGCGATTGCCGACCTGGAACAGGCGGTCGGAGCTCCGCTGGCCGTGGCGGCGACCATGCCGGCGGCGGAACTGGCTGCCCCGACCGCTTCCGGCAAGACGACGCCTACGCTGAGTGTGCCGATTCCGAGCGCCCTGCCTGCGACCCCGGTCGGTCAGTCGTTGACTGGCGTGCCGGCCCTACCTGCGGGGCCGGTTTCTCCGGGCATGCCGGCCCTGAAGGCTCCCGCTTTGCCCGCGGTGCCGGCTCCTCCGGGCGGGTTGCCTGCCCTGAAGCCCCCGACCCTGCCCGTGGTGCCGGCCTCGCCGGGCCCGTCGCCCGTGCAAAAGGCCCAGGAACTAGAAGGCGCCGTTTTCAAGGTAATACCTCCTATAAATGCTCAGAAGAAGTAG
- a CDS encoding exo-alpha-sialidase, producing the protein MLVSKNKPCGLALASLITAAMASPVAADVRLEHRDVFTNGADGYYMYRIPSIARSGDGTIHAVAEGRLTSTADPGGTHIDLVYKRSTDGGRTWSTQQILDRHPDANLTDERTDNDRTSAANAVAVVDRSNNRLWVFDLRMPNGVGTANVQKNVDDLQTWARYSDDNGLTWSAAQRITVPQYEDFYPNLGSSIQTRSGRLVVPATAVRATSLFTQSFALFSDDHGLTWQAGALMNLATNEQQIVELTDTRLFASVRQNSGSYRFHTLSSDGGATWSPLANGLAMTAVASGLERYTEAGVDDPTENRILFSAPTGGPLGARSRLTIKSSFDEGQTFGKPRLLYQGPAAYSDMVRLDGDEVGVFWERGPGTEMWSDPGNQSITYTVFNREFLEPATTQGLWASESFAYPTGRLKYRIGGNGWNSTWSQTTTLANAATATIVAQSLLHAGLDYQPAGGAASLQGSSMSRGLGTQLNLGADGTYYFSALVRRESTTGSTLQALDFLLLDAAGARLAAFGAGTGGHWFVTELGDTRSTAAGAVVSQITYLLVAKLVADGDTATGSFDQLFIRVFAADEAIPGTDNALTWTLAGATNENSTTPVDRILIQAGANTLWLVDELRVGNDWASVTGARQPVPPDFDRDGDVDADDLTRFLACVTDPEVLLQNENCREADLDLDDDVDQSDFGILQRCYSGAARSPDPNCAD; encoded by the coding sequence ATGCTCGTCTCAAAAAACAAGCCATGTGGCCTTGCCTTGGCCAGCCTGATCACCGCCGCGATGGCCTCCCCCGTGGCGGCCGACGTCAGACTGGAGCACAGGGATGTCTTCACCAACGGCGCGGACGGGTACTACATGTACCGCATCCCGTCCATTGCCCGAAGCGGCGACGGAACCATCCACGCCGTCGCCGAGGGCCGGCTCACCAGCACCGCCGACCCCGGCGGCACCCACATCGACCTGGTCTACAAACGCAGCACGGACGGCGGGCGGACGTGGTCAACCCAACAAATCCTCGATCGCCATCCAGATGCCAACCTGACCGACGAGCGAACCGACAACGACCGCACTTCGGCCGCCAACGCGGTCGCAGTGGTTGACCGCAGCAACAACCGGCTGTGGGTCTTCGACCTGCGGATGCCGAACGGCGTCGGAACCGCAAACGTCCAGAAAAACGTCGACGACCTGCAGACCTGGGCCAGGTACAGCGACGACAACGGATTGACGTGGTCCGCAGCCCAGCGGATCACCGTCCCGCAGTACGAGGACTTCTACCCCAACCTCGGCAGCTCGATCCAGACCCGGAGCGGACGGCTGGTGGTGCCCGCCACGGCCGTGCGGGCAACCAGCCTGTTTACCCAGTCATTCGCCCTGTTCAGCGACGACCACGGCCTCACCTGGCAGGCCGGCGCGCTGATGAACCTCGCAACGAATGAGCAGCAGATTGTGGAGTTGACCGACACACGGCTGTTCGCCAGCGTCCGACAGAACTCCGGCTCGTACCGGTTCCATACCCTCAGCTCCGACGGCGGGGCGACATGGTCGCCGCTGGCGAACGGCCTGGCGATGACCGCGGTAGCCTCAGGACTGGAACGCTACACCGAGGCGGGCGTCGATGACCCCACCGAGAACCGTATCCTCTTCTCCGCGCCGACAGGCGGGCCGCTGGGAGCTCGATCCCGGCTGACCATCAAATCCAGCTTCGACGAGGGGCAGACCTTCGGCAAGCCGCGTTTGCTGTACCAGGGACCGGCGGCCTACTCGGACATGGTCCGGCTCGACGGAGATGAGGTCGGCGTGTTCTGGGAACGCGGCCCCGGCACGGAAATGTGGAGCGATCCCGGCAACCAGTCAATCACCTACACCGTCTTCAACCGCGAGTTCCTCGAGCCGGCCACCACCCAGGGACTGTGGGCCTCCGAGTCGTTCGCCTATCCGACCGGACGGCTCAAGTACCGCATCGGTGGCAACGGATGGAACAGCACATGGAGCCAGACCACCACCCTGGCCAACGCCGCGACCGCAACCATCGTCGCTCAGAGCCTGCTGCATGCCGGCCTGGATTACCAGCCGGCGGGCGGGGCGGCATCCCTCCAGGGCTCGTCCATGTCCCGCGGCCTGGGCACGCAGCTGAACCTCGGCGCCGATGGTACCTACTACTTCTCCGCACTGGTTCGGCGGGAAAGCACCACCGGATCAACCCTTCAGGCCCTGGACTTCCTCCTGCTGGACGCCGCTGGCGCCCGGCTCGCAGCCTTCGGGGCCGGCACAGGCGGGCACTGGTTCGTGACCGAGTTGGGCGATACCCGCAGCACCGCCGCCGGGGCGGTCGTCTCGCAAATAACCTACCTGCTCGTCGCCAAGCTGGTGGCCGACGGCGACACGGCAACCGGCAGCTTCGATCAGCTGTTCATCAGGGTGTTCGCCGCGGATGAGGCCATCCCGGGCACAGACAACGCCCTGACCTGGACACTGGCGGGCGCAACCAACGAGAACTCCACCACCCCGGTGGACCGAATCCTGATCCAGGCCGGAGCCAACACCCTCTGGCTGGTGGACGAACTACGCGTGGGAAACGACTGGGCCTCGGTAACCGGCGCTCGGCAACCCGTGCCCCCGGACTTCGACCGGGATGGCGATGTGGATGCCGACGACCTGACCAGATTCCTGGCCTGCGTGACCGATCCGGAAGTCCTCCTCCAGAACGAGAATTGCCGCGAGGCCGATCTGGATCTCGACGACGACGTCGATCAATCCGACTTCGGAATCCTCCAGCGGTGCTACAGCGGAGCCGCCAGATCCCCAGACCCGAACTGCGCCGACTGA
- the metF gene encoding methylenetetrahydrofolate reductase [NAD(P)H], with protein sequence MRMSDAHRRGGITISFELFPPKDSDGEAKLFGQALPALIKLEPAFVTCTYGAGGTTKAKTLETITRIRQATDLEVASHLTCVGATTEEIDTFLDHIHEQGITNVVALRGDPPKDDPGFVANPAGLRYAADLVAYLSRRGGLDVAVAGYPEGHPECPDKVADWQRCAEKVEAGAGLVITQLFYDNRDFFEFDQYLKNKMGVQVPVVPGILPILSGPQIRRFCSLCGAKVPAEVSRKLDTFGDDHIASREYGVEVATEMCQELIEYGVPGFHFYTLNRVHSTREVLQNLGLAAK encoded by the coding sequence GTGAGGATGTCCGACGCCCACCGGCGAGGTGGGATTACGATTTCGTTCGAGTTGTTTCCGCCGAAGGACAGCGACGGTGAGGCGAAGCTGTTTGGGCAGGCGTTGCCCGCTCTGATCAAGCTGGAGCCGGCTTTTGTGACCTGCACGTACGGAGCGGGGGGGACGACCAAGGCCAAGACGCTTGAGACGATCACGCGTATCAGGCAGGCAACGGATCTGGAAGTCGCCAGTCATCTGACATGTGTAGGGGCCACCACCGAGGAGATCGACACGTTCCTCGATCACATTCACGAACAGGGCATCACCAATGTTGTGGCCTTGAGGGGTGATCCGCCCAAGGACGACCCCGGTTTCGTGGCCAATCCGGCCGGTTTGAGGTATGCGGCGGACCTGGTGGCCTACCTGAGCAGGCGAGGCGGCTTGGATGTGGCCGTGGCCGGCTATCCGGAAGGGCACCCGGAGTGCCCGGACAAGGTGGCGGACTGGCAACGTTGCGCGGAGAAGGTCGAAGCCGGGGCGGGGCTGGTCATAACGCAGCTGTTTTATGACAACCGGGACTTTTTCGAGTTTGACCAGTACCTCAAGAACAAGATGGGTGTGCAGGTACCCGTTGTGCCCGGGATTCTGCCCATTCTGAGTGGTCCGCAGATCCGTCGTTTCTGCAGTCTGTGCGGGGCGAAGGTACCGGCCGAGGTTAGCAGGAAGCTGGACACGTTCGGTGACGATCACATCGCCTCGCGGGAATACGGTGTCGAGGTGGCGACGGAGATGTGCCAGGAGTTGATCGAGTACGGCGTGCCGGGCTTTCACTTCTACACGCTGAACCGGGTGCATTCGACGCGCGAGGTGCTGCAGAATCTGGGCTTGGCCGCCAAGTGA
- a CDS encoding GntR family transcriptional regulator, producing the protein MEPTLADRAYHGLRQKLVRGELQAGQRLVNRVIAKELRVSQTPLREAINRLVSEGVFEFVPGAGAYVHQIDFQELLQLYDLREHLEPFAARRAARHITDAELLEMEAICADWRRIARHIRDEGRTSATPDEMLRWNDNEERFHALLLLASRNRWLTAIVGNLRLLAMAFAVQRQNPQMLSLRAAAITWRDHARIVRTLRSGDEEQAEQMMRRHVAFGRSFVLESLQGQTP; encoded by the coding sequence ATGGAACCAACCCTCGCAGATCGCGCATACCACGGCCTTAGGCAGAAGCTCGTCCGCGGCGAGCTTCAGGCGGGCCAGCGTCTCGTCAACCGGGTCATCGCAAAGGAGCTGCGTGTCAGCCAGACGCCGCTTCGAGAGGCGATCAACCGTCTAGTGAGTGAAGGGGTCTTCGAGTTTGTGCCGGGCGCCGGGGCCTACGTGCACCAGATCGACTTCCAGGAGCTGCTCCAACTCTACGACCTGCGCGAGCACCTCGAACCCTTCGCGGCTCGCCGGGCAGCTCGCCACATCACCGACGCGGAACTCCTCGAGATGGAGGCCATTTGCGCGGACTGGCGGCGTATCGCCCGGCACATCCGCGACGAGGGACGCACGAGCGCCACACCCGACGAGATGCTCCGATGGAACGACAATGAGGAGCGATTCCACGCCCTGCTTCTGCTGGCATCACGCAATCGGTGGCTGACGGCCATCGTCGGAAACCTCCGCCTGCTCGCCATGGCCTTCGCGGTGCAGCGCCAAAACCCGCAGATGCTCAGCCTGCGGGCCGCGGCAATAACCTGGCGCGACCACGCACGCATCGTCCGTACCCTGCGTTCAGGTGACGAAGAACAAGCGGAGCAGATGATGCGCCGACACGTGGCCTTCGGACGAAGCTTCGTGCTGGAGTCGCTGCAAGGGCAGACGCCCTAA
- a CDS encoding glycosyltransferase family 39 protein, with protein MALLVVVQLGLGLVCLKTVPRVYNDDAWEASLGYCLAYDGSLRHGIIEGWGGLHVHFVQNQVIQPLLLAGMYHVFGFSLFTSRVASVLMGMLAVAAIYGVMRVWLGRRLALWVALFTLMHPWFFELSRRVRPDIFVIALAWSALWVWVGKVDRRPRFAAVGAGVMAALAALAHPTGLVLGVALIGGVLCWMRPTRLRTLVIWGLPAFLVTLLPYIGYVLWATQDPQVRFFEQMRGGKPVVSTGWSVIVTGELQRWRHFLQWPKGAPLAAVILVGWLAGWVRSTRGDKAMATCILLFAAAMPFTTVNNTSRYLVGLIPLMVALAVRMGERLLVERRVEGRSARWWQMGVVAGAVVLYVGMSAAGIGLMIWRVRNADLDRVAARISAITGPEAKVYGEQLFWLVQEGRFRYGPYPLDYRWRATVEDVARHGFGYAVRTAWKFEASRGVDVPPMSMPAWRPDYIVDQVCRQRGSLVSAFRDPDFGPIEVYRLRWDDPNGSGSAPASGAVDERG; from the coding sequence GTGGCCCTACTGGTTGTCGTCCAGCTTGGGTTGGGGCTGGTCTGCCTCAAGACGGTTCCCCGGGTGTACAACGATGACGCCTGGGAAGCCTCGCTCGGTTACTGCCTGGCCTATGACGGCTCGCTTCGGCACGGGATCATTGAAGGCTGGGGGGGGCTACATGTCCATTTCGTGCAGAACCAGGTGATTCAGCCGCTGCTGCTGGCGGGGATGTACCACGTTTTTGGCTTTAGTCTGTTTACCAGCCGAGTGGCATCCGTGTTGATGGGGATGCTGGCGGTGGCGGCCATCTACGGAGTGATGCGAGTCTGGCTGGGGCGGCGGCTGGCGTTATGGGTGGCCTTGTTCACGCTGATGCATCCATGGTTTTTCGAGTTGAGCCGGCGGGTGCGGCCGGACATTTTCGTGATTGCCCTGGCGTGGTCGGCCTTATGGGTATGGGTTGGCAAGGTGGATCGGCGGCCGCGGTTTGCAGCAGTGGGCGCGGGGGTGATGGCAGCCCTGGCCGCCCTGGCTCATCCGACGGGACTTGTGCTCGGGGTGGCGCTGATTGGTGGCGTGTTGTGCTGGATGAGGCCGACGCGGCTCCGCACCCTGGTGATCTGGGGTCTTCCTGCTTTTCTGGTCACGCTGTTGCCTTATATTGGGTATGTGCTTTGGGCGACTCAGGATCCTCAGGTTCGGTTTTTTGAGCAGATGCGCGGCGGGAAGCCGGTGGTTTCGACCGGGTGGTCGGTGATCGTGACGGGTGAGTTGCAGCGGTGGAGGCATTTTCTGCAGTGGCCGAAGGGTGCTCCGCTGGCGGCGGTGATTCTGGTCGGCTGGCTGGCGGGATGGGTCCGCTCAACGCGAGGGGACAAGGCCATGGCGACATGCATTCTGCTGTTTGCGGCGGCCATGCCATTCACGACGGTGAACAACACGTCGCGGTACCTGGTGGGTCTCATTCCGCTGATGGTGGCACTTGCGGTGCGGATGGGTGAACGCCTCCTGGTGGAGCGGCGGGTGGAGGGCCGTTCGGCCCGTTGGTGGCAGATGGGCGTCGTGGCAGGGGCTGTGGTCCTGTATGTCGGGATGAGCGCGGCCGGTATTGGGCTAATGATCTGGCGTGTTCGGAACGCGGATCTGGATCGCGTGGCGGCCAGGATATCGGCGATCACCGGCCCTGAAGCGAAGGTATATGGTGAGCAGCTATTTTGGCTGGTACAGGAGGGTCGTTTTCGATATGGTCCATACCCGCTCGACTATCGCTGGCGAGCGACGGTAGAGGACGTGGCGCGTCACGGTTTTGGCTACGCGGTCCGCACGGCCTGGAAGTTCGAGGCAAGTCGGGGGGTTGATGTGCCTCCGATGTCGATGCCGGCGTGGCGGCCCGACTACATCGTCGACCAGGTCTGCCGGCAGCGGGGGAGTCTGGTGAGTGCGTTTCGTGACCCGGACTTCGGGCCGATCGAGGTCTACAGGCTTCGGTGGGACGATCCGAACGGCAGTGGGTCTGCTCCAGCGAGCGGGGCGGTCGATGAGCGAGGCTGA